CGTAGCCGAAGGTTTATCCGTTTCCGGCGAAAGAGTGAAACAAAGAGGAGCCCAATGTCTTTTTTTATTGGGCATAAAAGAGGAGTCGGTGTGCATCAAAACTTCCGATTCTTCGTAACGGAATGAGGAAAGAAGTTTTTTCTCCTGAGTCATATCGTCCGGAAGAAGCGGAATTGCCTGATTTGCTGGAGTAGCGACCACGACCCGATCGAATTCCTCCTTTCCGTCATCGAAAGAAACAAAAACTTTTTTACCGTTCTGTTCGATCCTTTGGGGATTGGACCTTAGTCTAAGCTCCTTCGCTCCGATCGAAAGTTTTTTCGTGATGTCCCTGGTTCCCCGGCTGGCGGTTAGAAATCGCAGAAATTTCAATCCGTTCGAGTGATATCGAATCACCGCTTCCGCCGGATAATTTTTCGCGCTTTTGAGCGTGCAGGTGTTGATGGTGGCGAACATGGGGATCAGGTACTTATCCTCGAATCCTTTCGAATATCCGAATCTTTGTAGGAATCCGGAGATCGTAAGTTGTTCTCCTTTGAGTGATTCCCATTGATTTGCGGATTCGCTGTAGAAACGGATCGTGTCGGAAAAAATCTTTCTGGATTCTACGTTCTTAAAACAAACCGGAGAGACGAACGGATAGAAATTTCCACCGAACCCGAAGGTGCTGAACTGAAAGTATGTGGATCCGTCTCTTTCGCTCAAAGAGAAGGAATAATCCACGGGTCTGAATGCGATTCCCGCTTCGTTGTACATTTCGATCAGACAAGGATAATAATTCTGTTTAAACGCTCGGAAAGGGACATCGAAACGAAAAGTTCCGTCTTTTAATTCTACGTCCGTTCCATGTGCGTCCATTCCCGGAAGCGAATGGCGTTCGATCAGAACGACATCATGTTCCTTGCTTAAATACCAACATGCGCTAAGCCCCGCGATTCCGGTTCCCAAGATTGCGATTTTCATATTCCGTTCTTAAAATTAGATTTGTTTAAAGAAAACATAGAAATTTTTTCTTTTGAAATGAAAATCATATCGGAAAGAAAGATGTAAAATTTGAAAACCTAAAGATTCACGGATCGAATTTTAAGATGGAAAGTTCGGGAAAAATTTCATAACCTTATCCACAAGCTTGGATCCGAAGATCAATCTGTCGGAATTACGACAAATCCCCCGTGAAACTTAGTTCCCACCCTTATTTTTGGGTGGGATGACGAGCTCTGCTGAAGAGCGAGGCGCTGAGTTTGGAGGCGGAAAGACTCGGGAGATTTTTCTCTATCAAAAAATCATACTTCTTGCAAGTAAAAAGTATCATTCTTGTCGGAACACTTGAAAAATACCAATTTTTGATCCTTATGATCCCAAAAGTCTTCTTAATTTGTAGGGTTGGTTATGGAAAAATTTGTTCCGTTATTTCTTCTGTAACCGATTTGTAGAAGGATCGAATTTCCTTTCGAGGAGGGCGACTTGAGAGGATTGATTTTAATCTGTATCGTATTCTTTTTTTCTACTTTGACGGCGGTTCCTAAAACGGAAAAAGCTACTTTTGCGGGCGGGTGCTTTTGGTGTATGGAAGGTCCGTTCGAATCTCTTCCGGGAGTGATTTCGGTTACTTCGGGTTATGCGGGTGGAAAAGAGGTCAATTCTACGTATGAAGACGTGAGTCATGGAAGAACGGGTCATAGGGAAAGCGTTCAGATCGAATTCGATCCTTCTAAGATTCGTTACGAGGAACTTTTAAAAGTGTTTTGGCGACAAATCGATCCGACGGATAACGGAGGGCAATTTGCGGACCGAGGAAATCAGTATAAACCCGGAATCTTTTATCACAATAAATTTCAAAAAAAAGCGGCGGAAGAATCCAAACGATCAATTGGAAGGTCCGGGAAGTTTTCCGGACCGATCCTAGTCGAAATCCTTCCGTTTACTTCCTTTTATCCCGCGGAAGATTATCATCAGAATTATTGTAAAACGCATCCGGAGCATTATCAATTGTATAGAAAAGGTTCGGGAAGAGAGGCTTACTTGGAAAGGATTTGGGGAAAACATTGAAACGAAAAGGATCAGAGCTCGATTCTGATCCTTTTCGTTCTTAAATTGAATGTTAGCAAAGACGAATCAAAAACATTGTGAGTCTTTGTAATTTATCTCTTCCTTGGCCCGGCTGGGCTAAATCTTTTTCGATCGTCTTTCTGTAAATCGCCTTGAGATGATTCTTTAGAGTTCCTGAATGTACTCCGAGTTGTTGAATCAGAGAGGCCCTTGTTTGACCCGCGACTAAACGTTCGCAGATCTTTGCCTCTTGGCATGTCAGACCGTAATCTTTTTGAAGTTGAGAAAAAAGCAATTCTCTGGCTTTTTCGCTTTGAGCACCTTCAGCAGAAATCAAATTCT
The nucleotide sequence above comes from Leptospira weilii. Encoded proteins:
- a CDS encoding NAD(P)-binding protein; translated protein: MKIAILGTGIAGLSACWYLSKEHDVVLIERHSLPGMDAHGTDVELKDGTFRFDVPFRAFKQNYYPCLIEMYNEAGIAFRPVDYSFSLSERDGSTYFQFSTFGFGGNFYPFVSPVCFKNVESRKIFSDTIRFYSESANQWESLKGEQLTISGFLQRFGYSKGFEDKYLIPMFATINTCTLKSAKNYPAEAVIRYHSNGLKFLRFLTASRGTRDITKKLSIGAKELRLRSNPQRIEQNGKKVFVSFDDGKEEFDRVVVATPANQAIPLLPDDMTQEKKLLSSFRYEESEVLMHTDSSFMPNKKRHWAPLCFTLSPETDKPSATIRLNKVLPEIGKIEIFQTWNPLEEPKQGTLISRSRFERPIIDLKNRKTTEELKTLQEQPGRKIWFCGSYARYGIPLLEAGVSTSLDVRRWVENSMRS
- the msrA gene encoding peptide-methionine (S)-S-oxide reductase MsrA, whose translation is MRGLILICIVFFFSTLTAVPKTEKATFAGGCFWCMEGPFESLPGVISVTSGYAGGKEVNSTYEDVSHGRTGHRESVQIEFDPSKIRYEELLKVFWRQIDPTDNGGQFADRGNQYKPGIFYHNKFQKKAAEESKRSIGRSGKFSGPILVEILPFTSFYPAEDYHQNYCKTHPEHYQLYRKGSGREAYLERIWGKH